One Ilumatobacter coccineus YM16-304 genomic window, TCGATCCGAACGCGCCAGCCGACGACGACATCGAACGGACCTTCAACACGTGTGACGTGGAGTTCGCCGGGCTCTTCGAGTTCGACACGTTCGCCGGGCCGGCGCTGTATCAGGGAACGCCGGTCATCGTCGCCGTCGACATCACCGCCGACCCGCCGAGCGTCATCGCCTACAGCGAGGAGTGCGAGTTCGTCGCCTCTGCGCCGTTGCCGAGCCAAGAGGCCTACGAGCAACGTTCGCTCGACGAGCAACCCGACACCTGACGCCTGCGACCGCCCACGGCAGCTGGGCGACAGCGATCACGGGCCTGCGCCACCAGACGCACGATCAGGGAGCGAGCTCAGAGGTCGAGTGTGGCCCCTGGTTCGATGCCGGAGCAGCGCACGACCTTGGCCTTCGTCCGCACGAGCAGATCGCGCGGCGCCGCACAGACTCGCTCGGCGATGATGGCCGCCGTCGAGAGCACCTCGTCGGGAGCCACCAGTTCGTTGGCGAGCCCGATCCGGTGTGCTTCGGCTGCGTCGATCTTCTTGCCGGTCAGACAGAGCTCACGCGCGATCGAACCGCCGACCAACTCGCGCAGTGGGCCGTAGACGACGTCGCCGAAGGTGAACTCGGGGTGGCTGAACGTCGCCGTGGTCGACACCACACGCACGTCGCAGCACACCGCCACGTCGAAGCCGCCGGCGAGCGCCGGCCCGTTCACCGCAGCGATCAGCGGAACGGGATACGAGAGCAGTGTGCGATGCCACCGGTCGGCCGATGCCCAGAGCTGCGTCGCGAAGTCCTCGTCGGCAAAGGCTCGTTCGAACTCGGCGAGGTCGAAGCCGGCCGAGAAGAACTCCCCCGCCCCGGTGAGCACCACACACTTCGTCTCGTCGTCGGCTGCGAGTCGATCGAGCGCATCGGCCACCGCCTCACGTACGGCGACCGACAACGCGTTGCGCTTGGCGGGGCGATCGATCGTCACCGTCGACCAGTGTCCGTGCCGTTCGACCTGGACCAGTGCGTCATCACTCATGTCGCGAAGCTACTCACCGCTCGCGACCACCGAGGACGGGACGATGACCCGGATGACGCGAACGACGCGGTTTTCGCGGTTGTCGCGGTCGTTGGAGCCCTGGCGGCAGTTCGCGGCTAACGTGCTGCCACATGCCTGGCAATCCGCTGACCGACCCGAACTGGGCCGCCGAGACCACCGACACGGTGGTCCGCTTCGTCGACAACGTCAAGGCCAAGACCACGAAGCCCGCGGTGCTCGCTGCGCGCGGTCTCGTGTTCGGCCTGCTGGCCGCCTTCCTCGGCCTCTTCGCACTGCTCCTCGTCCTGATCGGCCTCACCCGCGGCATCCAAGCGGCGCTCGACGCCGTGGTCGACCATCACCGCTCGGTCTACATCAGCTATTTCATCGTCGGCGGATTATTGAGCCTCATCGGGTTGTTGCTCTTCAAGAAGCGCAACGCCGAAACCGCGAGCTGACCGACCGGGCCCCGTGCCCGCGGCGATGCCGGGGTGATCGGCCCGAACACGATTCATCACCCCCAGGAGCATCTCCATGTCTGACACCACCGCCTCGAACGACGCCGTTCGCGAGGTCGTCATCATCGGGTCCGGCCCGGCCGGCCTGACCGCCGCGATCTACACCGCTCGCGCCAACCTCGAGCCGCTGCTCATCGAAGGCGAGCCGTCGTCCACGTCCGACCAGCCGGGCGGGCAACTCATGCTCACCACCGACGTCGAGAACTTCCCCGGCTTCCCCGAGGGCATCATGGGCCCGGAGCTCATGGCCGAC contains:
- a CDS encoding enoyl-CoA hydratase/isomerase family protein, translating into MSDDALVQVERHGHWSTVTIDRPAKRNALSVAVREAVADALDRLAADDETKCVVLTGAGEFFSAGFDLAEFERAFADEDFATQLWASADRWHRTLLSYPVPLIAAVNGPALAGGFDVAVCCDVRVVSTTATFSHPEFTFGDVVYGPLRELVGGSIARELCLTGKKIDAAEAHRIGLANELVAPDEVLSTAAIIAERVCAAPRDLLVRTKAKVVRCSGIEPGATLDL